From a single Pseudophryne corroboree isolate aPseCor3 chromosome 6, aPseCor3.hap2, whole genome shotgun sequence genomic region:
- the LOC134935986 gene encoding zinc finger protein 850-like yields the protein MMSLTGDRPILCSECDKSFRHKSELLKHQRSHTGEKPFPCSECSKRFSRKSHLVIHQRDHTGENPYKCSECSKCFSRKSSFVRHQTSHTGENPFTCSECSKCLTSKRQLVFHQRLHTGERPFQCPECSKCFIEKRQLVIHQRNHTGEKPYTCTECSKSFTLFSSLRKHQRSHTGEKPFTCSECSKCFSRRSSLLRHQSSHTGEKPYKCPGCGKCFTSNRQLVLHERSHTGEKPFICSECSKCFISKRQLVLHQRIHTGEIQFKCSECSQCFTSKLQLVIHQKIHTGEKSFKCSECSKCFTSEPQLVIHQKMHTEENPFKCSECSQCFTDLSSLLKHQRSHTGEKPFTCSKCSQCFTSEPQLVTHQKIHTGEKSFKCSKCSQSFTSEQQLVIHQKIHTGEESFKCSECSQCFSSEPQLVIHQKIHTGEESFKCSECSKCFTDLSSLLKHQRSHTGEKPFPCSECSECFSCKSHLVLHQRSHTGDKPFTCSECNSCFSSESLLERHWKSHTQEKPFTCSECSKGFTCNSDLERHWKIHTGEKPFTCSECSKCFSRKSSLVRHQRSHTGVKPYKCPECGQCFTSNRQLVIHERSHTGEKPFKCSECSKCFIAKQQLIIHQRSHTGEKPYTCTECSKCFKVLPSLRNHQRSHIGEKLFPCSECSKCFTRKSSLVRHQRSHTGEKPYKCLECGQCFTANQQLVIHERSHTGEKPFECSECSKWFVSKRRLVLHQRIHTGEKPYKCSECSKCFSSKSQLVCHHMIHTGEKPFKCSDCIRCFTSKPQLVIHRRIHTGEKPFKCSKCIKCFTSKPQLVKHQRIHTREKPFKCSKCIKCFTSKPQLVIHQRNHTGEKTFICLECRKCFIDCSSLQKHQSSHTGEKPFTCSECSKCFPRKSSLVIHQRSHAGVKTYTCPDCSKCFTSKRQHVTHIRLHTGEKNI from the coding sequence ATGATGAGTCTCACAGGAGATAGACCCattctgtgctctgagtgtgacaaaagCTTTAGACATAAATCAGAGCTTCTcaaacatcagaggagtcacacaggagagaaaccatttccatgctctgagtgtagcAAGCGTTTTTcccgtaaatcacatcttgttatacaccaGAGGGATCACACAGGAGAGAATCCATATAAATGCTCTGAGTGTAGCAAATGTTTTTCCCGTAAGTCATCTTTTGTTAGACATCAGacaagtcacacaggagagaatccATTTACATGTTCCGAGTGCAGCAAATGTCTCACCTCCAAGCGACAACTTGTTTTCCATCAGAGGCTTCACACAGGAGAAAGACCATTTCAGTgccctgaatgtagcaagtgttttattGAAAAgcgacaacttgttatacatcagagaaatcacacaggagagaaaccatatacATGCACTGAATGCAGCAAGAGTTTTACACTTTTTTCAAGTCTTCGcaaacatcagaggagtcacacaggagagaaaccatttacatgttctgaatgtagcaaatgttttTCCCGCAGGTCATCTCTTCTTAGACATCAGAGTagccacacaggagagaaaccatataaaTGTCCGGGATGTGGCAAGTGTTTTACTTCCAACCGACAACTTGTTTTACatgagaggagtcacacaggagagaaaccatttatatgctctgaatgtagcaagtgttttatctCCAAGCGACAACTTGTtttacatcagaggattcacacaggagagatacaatttaaatgctctgaatgtagccAGTGTTTTACATCCAAgctacaacttgttatacatcagaagattcacacaggagagaaatcctttaaatgctctgaatgtagcaagtgttttacctccgagccacaacttgttatacatcagaagaTGCACACAGAAGAGAacccatttaaatgctctgaatgtagccAGTGTTTTACAGATTTGTCAAGTCTTCTTAAAcaccagaggagtcacacaggagagaaaccatttacatgctctAAATGTAGCCAGTGTTTTACCTCCGagccacaacttgttacacatcagaagattcacacaggagagaaatcatTTAAATGCTCTAAATGTAGCCAGAGTTTTACCTCCGAgcaacaacttgttatacatcagaagattcacacaggagaggaatcctttaaatgctctgaatgtagccAGTGTTTTTCCTCCGagccacaacttgttatacatcagaagaTTCATACAGGAGAGGAatcatttaaatgctctgaatgtagcaagtgttttacagATTTGTCAAGTCTTCTTAAAcaccagaggagtcacacaggagagaaaccatttccatgttctgagtgtagtgAGTGTTTTTcctgtaaatcacatcttgttttacatcagaggagtcacacaggagataaaccatttacatgctctgagtgtAACAGCTGTTTTTCCAGTGAATCACTTCTTGAGAGACATTGGAAGAGTCACACAcaagagaagccatttacatgttctgaatgtagcaaagGTTTCACCTGTAATTCAGATCTTGAAAGACATTGgaagattcacacaggagagaaaccatttacatgttctgaatgtagcaaatgttttTCCCGTAAGTcatctcttgttagacatcagaggagcCACACAGGAGTGAAACCATATAAATGTCCGGAATGTGGCCAGTGTTTTACCTCCAACCGACAACTTGTTATACacgagaggagtcacacaggagagaaaccatttaaatgctctgaatgtagcaagtgttttatcGCCAAGCAACAActtattatacatcagaggagtcacacaggagagaaaccgtaTACATgcactgaatgcagcaagtgttttaaaGTTTTGCCAAGTCTTCGCAATCATCAGAGGAGTCACATAGGAGAGAAACTGTTTCCgtgttctgaatgtagcaaatgttttACCCGCAAGTcatctcttgttagacatcagaggagccacacaggagagaagccatatAAATGTCTGGAATGTGGCCAGTGTTTTACCGCCAACCAacaacttgttatacatgagaggagtcacacaggagagaaaccatttgaatgctctgaatgtagcaagtggttTGTCTCCAAGCGACGACTTGTtttacatcagaggattcacacaggagagaaaccgtaTAAATGTtcagaatgcagcaagtgtttttccagtAAATCACAGCTTGTCTGTCATCAtatgattcacacaggagagaagccatttaaaTGTTCTGATTGCATCAGATGTTTTACCTCCAaaccacaacttgttatacatcggaggattcacacaggagagaaaccatttaaatgttctaaATGCATCAAATGTTTTACCTCCAAGccacaacttgttaaacatcagagaattcacacacgagagaaaccatttaaatgttctaaATGCATCAAGTGTTTTACCTCCAagccacaacttgttatacatcagaggaatcACACAGGAGAAAAAACATTTATATGCTTAGAATGCAGAAAATGTTTTATAGATTGCTCAAGTCTTCAgaaacatcagagtagtcacacaggagagaaaccatttacatgttctgaatgtagcaaatgttttCCCCGTAagtcatctcttgttatacatcagaggagccaCGCAGGAGTGAAAACATATACTTGTCCTGACTGCAGCAAATGTTTTACCTCCAAGCGACAGCATGTTACACATATTAGGCTTCACacaggagaaaaaaatatataa